The Enhydrobacter sp. sequence ACTTCGCACGCCTGCAGGGCGACTACGAGTGCCTCTACTGCGTGGTCGACATGCACGCCATCACGCTATGGCAGGATCCCAAGGAGCTCGCATCGCAGACACGCGAGATCGCCGCGGCCTTCCTCGCCGCCGGCGTCGACGGCGCCAGGAACGCGATCTTCAACCAGTCGGCCGTTCCCGAGCATGCGCAGCTCGCCTGGATCTTCAACTGCGTGGCGCGCGTGGGCTGGATGAACCGCATGACGCAGTTCAAGGAGAAGGCCGGCAAGGACCGCGAGAACGCCTCACTCGGTCTCTACGCCTATCCGGCGCTGATGGCGGCCGACATCCTGATCTACAAGGCCACGCACGTGCCGGTCGGCGAGGACCAGAAGCAGCATCTCGAGCTCACACGCGACATCGCCATCAAGTTCAACAACGACTATCACGCGCCGGGCTTCTTCCCGGTGACCGAGCCCCTGATCTTCGGCGCCGCGACGCGCGTCATGAGCCTGCGCGACGGTACCAAGAAGATGAGCAAGTCCGATCCGTCGGACTTCTCGCGCATCAATCTGACCGACGATGCCGACGCGATCGCCCAGAAGATCCGCCGCGCCAAGACCGATCCGCATCCCATGCCGGAGACGGCGGCGGACGCCGAGAAGCGCCCCGACGCCGACAACCTCCTCGGCATCTACGCGGCCCTCGCCGACCGCGCGAAGGACGAGGTGATCGGCGAGTTCGCGGGCAAGCAGTTCTCCGAATTCAAGGCGGCGCTCACCGAGCTCGCAGTCGCCAGGCTCGGCCCCGTCGGCGCGGAGATGCAGCGGCTGATGAAGGACCCGGGCCATGTCGATTCGGTGCTGCGGGCGGGCGTCGAAAAGGCCCGCGCCATCGCCGGCCCGATCCTGGCCGACGTATACAGGACGGTGGGTTTCCTGAAGCCTTAGGGCCGCTCCCGGCCTCAACCTTCCATCCGGGTCAGCGCCCATTTGACGGCGGCGCCTTCGGCCGGAACGTGGCCCACGAGGACGATCTGCTCGGTGCGGCGCTGGCGGCCCTCCTCGCCGAGATAGATGCTTTCGGCAAGGCCGATGCCGGCGCCCGAGGCGCGCAGGCGCCAGCCGCGGCCGCTTGGCAGCCGCATCAGCACCGCCTGACCGCTTTGCGCCAGCGTCGCCTTCACCGCCGGATGAAGGTGGAAGCGCACGATGAAACGCTTGTCGGGCATCGTCACCGGCCGGCCTTCGGGCCCGGTGAACATGTCCTCGCCGCGCAGGTCGCCTCCGTCCGGCGACAGCCACAGGCGACGGCGATGGATGATGCCGAACAGCGAGCGATAGCCGTCGTGGCACATGTCGAGCCATTGCGCGCCCTGGTCCTCGGCGCGATCGACCAGCACGTTGCCGGCGCGATATTCGAGCGCGCCATGATCGGTGATCTCGCTCGAGTTGGTGTCGTCGACCACGGCGGTCGAATGCGCGGCCGTGAAGCGCATGAAGTGGCGCCATTCGCGCGGCGCGCCGGGATAGACGCCACAATTCACGATCAGCCGCTCGTGGGCGGCGCTCATCTCGAACGAAAGCGTCCCGGCATGAGCCTCGCCGTCCATGCCGCGACCGGGCGGACTTCCGGCATCGGCGATCACCAGCGAGGTGCCCGCCGCCAGGCGCTGGAAGCCGCTCGCGAGCGCCATGGCCGGCGCGCTTTCACCCGAGCCCGAGCGCGCCAGCGCAAGGTCGATCAATGCCCGATCGCCTTCCCAGGTGCCGTTGAACAGGGCAAGTCCGCCGTCGCCGTGGCGGAAGAAGCGCAGCATGGGCGCCAGTCGCTCGATGGCGGCAGCGAGCTCGGCCGGCTCCTTGTGCTCGGCGGAAGCGAGCGCCGCCCGCACATCGAGCAGGTGACGCAGCACCGCGACCTGCAGATGAGGCGCGCGCTCGGCCACCACACCGTCGTGCAGCACATAGCGCTTCACGAAACGGCCGAGCCGCGATACCGCCTGCTCCAGGCTTTTCTCGTAGGCCGTGCCTTCGCGCAGGAAGGCAAGGTCGGCGAAAATCGTTGCCTTCAGCACTGCCACTGTCTCGTGGCCCGCAACATTGGTGCGTCCGATGCGCTTCAGGTGCGCCCGCTGGCGGGCCAGCGACTGGACGAAGCGGCCGGCGAAGCCGGGGTCGGCGGCGGTGGCGAGCCAATCGTAGTGGCGGATCCATTCGACGATGCGGTTCGCCAGGAGATCGCGCCGCCAGGTCGCGATCGACCAGCGACCTTCCCGTTCCATCCAGTCATCGACGAGGCGCACGGCAAGCGCGGCGCCGGCAGGATCGCCGCAATCGCGCAGGTCGCGCAGCCACGCAAAGCCGTTCAGAACCTGCCGCCACAGTTCGCTGGCCCCCGGCCGCTGCCAGGGTGGATCCTGATCGCTGGGCGCGATCGAGCCGGCCTCGCCGCACACGGCCAGCGATCCCGCCAGAAGGCGCTGGCCGGAAACCGCGTCGCCCGGCCACGAATCGGGGGCGACCGCGAAGAACGAGCCCGGCGCACGATGGCCCAGCGTCAGAATATGCAAGGGGGCTGCGACCAGGGTCTGGCCCCAGCGGGCGAGCTTGTCGGTAAGGCCAGGCGCCTGGGCGGCGGTGGAACGGACGGGGCGCGAGCCCGCCATCAAAGGCTCGCCGGGTCGGCGGGTGTCTGAGGCGACCAGTGTCATCGTCGTCGATCTTTTGGGCCCGGCGGATCCGCCGGGCGTTGAGGGGTTGAGTAGTCTAGCCGACCCGGACGGCCGTGGCGATGGGCTCGCCTGGCCTCAAATTGGTCCCGTGTCGTCTCCCGACAGTCCTTTTGCGGGACTTGAACAGGGTCCAGGGAACACCAGATTCATTCCAAGGAAGGCCAACGTGGCTTCCGGGCCGCTCGCTCTGCGGAGGAGGGTTTTAGAAATGAGTCGCGTCTCGATGTTCAATTCGCCCCTGCTGCTGGGCTTCGATCAGTTCGAACGGACGCTCGATCGACTGGCCAAGAGCGCGGAGGGCTATCCTCCCTACAATATCGAGAAGATCGGCGAGAATGGCCTTCGCATCACGCTCGCGGTGGCGGGCTTCGCCACCCGGGATCTTTCGATCGAGTTGGTCGAGAACCAGCTTACGGTGCGCGGCCGGCAGAGCGACGATTCGGATCGCGTCTTCCTTCACCGCGGCATCGCCGCGCGCCAGTTCCAGCGTGCCTTCATGCTGGCCGACGGCATCGAGGTGACCGGGGCGCGGCTGGACAACGGGCTTCTGGAAATCGACCTCGTGCGGCCGCTCGCCGAGCCGCGCGTCCGCACCATTCGCATCGACTCCGGCAAGGAGAGCTCCGCGAACCAGACCATCGACTTCACCACGCGCCGTGTGGGGCCGCGGTGAAGCCAAGGAGGTAACCATGGAAAACAACCAGACCAGCAAGCCCGGCGCCTTCACGCCCCTCGCCGACGACGCTTTCCTGAGCCTTGGTGCACAGCAGATCGCCTATATCAAGTCTGTGGACCTCCCGGACGGGGCGCATGCCGTGGCGATCTTTTCCGCCGACGGCAAGCCGATGGCGGCCGCGCCGTCGATCGAGGTCGCCGAAGCGCTTCTGCGTCAGCACGACCTCGAGCCGGCACTCGTGCACTGATCGCGCGCGCGAAGCGCGTCAGGCCGCGCTTTGTGTCTGGATTGCCTCGACAAGCATGGCGAAGAGCGCGTCGGCATTGTCGGTGGCACGTAGCTTCTCGACCAGGGCGCGATCGCGCAAAAGGCGCGATACGCGGGCGAGCGCCTTCAGATGGTCGGCGCCGGCGCCTTCCGGAGCCACCAGCAGGAAGACGACATCCACCGGGCGCTCGTCGATCGAGTCGAAATCGATCGGCTGGGCGAGGCGGGCGAAAACGCCGACGGGTACGGACAGCGCCGCCATCCGGCCGTGGGGGATGGCGATACCGCCGCCGATTCCTGTCGAGCCCAGCCGCTCGCGCTCGAGCAGGCGGTCGAACAGTCGGCGTTCGTCCAGCTTGTAGAGAGCAGCGGCCCGGCTCACCAGCTCCGCGAGCAGCGCCTTCTTGCCGGATGCCTTCACGCAAGCCAGGACAGCATCCGGGCCGGGCAGTAGATCGGCGATTTCCACAATCTCACCAAGAGGTTAGCGGCTCGGGCCCGGGGGTCTGCCCGGCGCGAAGTGCGCCCCTATAAGCACCTCTACCGGGCCGGTCAAGCCCGCGCACAAGGCCCTGCCGTCTCAGTCGGCAGGGCCTGTCGCGATCTCCCTGGCGCGCGCATCCGGTGTCGGGCTCGCCGACGACAGACGCCCGATCCCGAGTCGTCCGAGGCGCCGCCGCTCGGCGGACGAGGGGATGCGCATTGCGTCGCGATACTTGGCGACGGTACGGCGGGCGATCTCGACTCCCTCGCGCTTCAGCAGATCGACGATGCGGTCGTCGGAGAGGGGCTGCGTGGCGTTCTCGCCCTCCACCAGCCGGCGGATGCGCGAGCGCACCGCTTCGGACGAGACCATGACACCCGGCGCGTGCGCCGCCAGCGCGGAGGTGAAGAAGTACTTCAGCTCGAAGATGCCGCGCGGCGTGGCGATGTACTTGTTCGAGGTGACACGACTCACCGTGCTCTCGTGCAGCTCGGTGGCGACGGCGATGTCGCGCAGCACCAGCGGCCTGAGCGCGCTGACGCCGTGGCGGAAGAAGCCATCCTGCTGGCGCACGATCTCGCGCGCGACCTTGAGGATGGTCGTGGCGCGCTGCTCCAGGGTCTTCACCAGCCAGCTGGCGGACTGGAATCGTTCGGCGATGAAGTCGCGATCGGCCTTGCCGCGTGCGCCCTTCATCAGCGTCGCATGATACATGCGATCGACCAGCACTCTGGGCAGCGCCTCGGTGTTGAGCTCGATGTGCCAGCCTTCCTCGCCGGTCTCGGGATCCCGGGCCGGCACGAGAGAAAGATCCGGCATGACGGGCTGCATCGGCTCGAAGTCGAACGCGGCGCCAGGCCGCGGATCGAGCGCGCGTACCTCCGCCAGCATGTCGCGTAGATCCTCCTCGTCCACGCCGCAGCGTCGCCGGAGCTGACCGAATTCGCCGGCCGCCACCAGATCGAGATTGTCGAGGAAGGCCTGCATCGCCGGGTCGAGCCGATTGCGCTCGGCGAGCTGCGCCGCCAGACATTCGGCCAATGTCCGCGCGAACAGGCCGGCCGGCTCGATCTGGCGCAAGCGCGACCACACACGCTCCACGGTCCCGACGGCGACGTCGAGCGCCTGCGCCACCACCACGGCGTCGGCCTGGCAATACCCCGCCTCGTCGAGACTCTCGGCGAGCCTCAAGGCGACACGCCGTTCCCCGGCGTCGCGGAAGATCGGCTCGATCTGTCCGAGCACGTGCGTCGCCAGCGAACACGGCCGGCCGGCCACAAGCGCGAGGGCATCGGGGGCGTCGTCGCGCAGCGCGCCCCCGCCCGAGGCTCCGTCGCCGCCGCGATCGACGAACTCGCCTGCCCAGCGGTCGTCGGCCTCCGCGAGGGCCGGTGCCGCCGCCGCGAGCGTCTCGGCCGTATCGACCGGCGGGCCGGCGACACCAGCTTCCTTCTCGTCCGTCGGTCCGTCCTCGGGCGGCCCTTCCTGAAGCAACGGGTTCTTTTCGAGTTCCTGCTGGATGTAGGCGGCAAGCTCGAGATGCGAAAACTGCAGCAGCTTGATCGCCTGCTGGAGCTGCGGCGTCATTGCCAGGGTCTGGCGCGAGGCCAGGAGGAGACTTGGACCGATACGCATCTACCCTCGCCCGGGAAGGCCATGGCCTTCCCCTGGAGGGATCCTAGCAAGAAGCGTGCCAGCCTAGTGGGCGAAGATATCGAGGTCGGGCCAGCCGGCGAGATCCAGACGGGCCCGGGCCGGCAGGAACCGGAAGGCCGCATCGGCCAGCTCTGTCCGCCCTTCCCGCGCCAGCAGCGAGTCGAGCTTGGCCTTCAGCGCGTGCAGGTGCAGGACGTCGGAAGCGGCATAAGCGAGCTGCTCCTCGGTGAGCGTCTCGGCGCCCCAGTCGGAGGTCTGCTGCTGCTTGGAGAGATCGACGCCCAGCAGCTCCCGGCACAGATCCTTGAGGCCGAATTTGTCGGTGAAG is a genomic window containing:
- a CDS encoding DUF1150 family protein, whose protein sequence is MENNQTSKPGAFTPLADDAFLSLGAQQIAYIKSVDLPDGAHAVAIFSADGKPMAAAPSIEVAEALLRQHDLEPALVH
- a CDS encoding Hsp20 family protein, which translates into the protein MSRVSMFNSPLLLGFDQFERTLDRLAKSAEGYPPYNIEKIGENGLRITLAVAGFATRDLSIELVENQLTVRGRQSDDSDRVFLHRGIAARQFQRAFMLADGIEVTGARLDNGLLEIDLVRPLAEPRVRTIRIDSGKESSANQTIDFTTRRVGPR
- the rpoN gene encoding RNA polymerase factor sigma-54: MRIGPSLLLASRQTLAMTPQLQQAIKLLQFSHLELAAYIQQELEKNPLLQEGPPEDGPTDEKEAGVAGPPVDTAETLAAAAPALAEADDRWAGEFVDRGGDGASGGGALRDDAPDALALVAGRPCSLATHVLGQIEPIFRDAGERRVALRLAESLDEAGYCQADAVVVAQALDVAVGTVERVWSRLRQIEPAGLFARTLAECLAAQLAERNRLDPAMQAFLDNLDLVAAGEFGQLRRRCGVDEEDLRDMLAEVRALDPRPGAAFDFEPMQPVMPDLSLVPARDPETGEEGWHIELNTEALPRVLVDRMYHATLMKGARGKADRDFIAERFQSASWLVKTLEQRATTILKVAREIVRQQDGFFRHGVSALRPLVLRDIAVATELHESTVSRVTSNKYIATPRGIFELKYFFTSALAAHAPGVMVSSEAVRSRIRRLVEGENATQPLSDDRIVDLLKREGVEIARRTVAKYRDAMRIPSSAERRRLGRLGIGRLSSASPTPDARAREIATGPAD
- a CDS encoding PTS sugar transporter subunit IIA, producing the protein MEIADLLPGPDAVLACVKASGKKALLAELVSRAAALYKLDERRLFDRLLERERLGSTGIGGGIAIPHGRMAALSVPVGVFARLAQPIDFDSIDERPVDVVFLLVAPEGAGADHLKALARVSRLLRDRALVEKLRATDNADALFAMLVEAIQTQSAA
- a CDS encoding heparinase II/III family protein; this translates as MAGSRPVRSTAAQAPGLTDKLARWGQTLVAAPLHILTLGHRAPGSFFAVAPDSWPGDAVSGQRLLAGSLAVCGEAGSIAPSDQDPPWQRPGASELWRQVLNGFAWLRDLRDCGDPAGAALAVRLVDDWMEREGRWSIATWRRDLLANRIVEWIRHYDWLATAADPGFAGRFVQSLARQRAHLKRIGRTNVAGHETVAVLKATIFADLAFLREGTAYEKSLEQAVSRLGRFVKRYVLHDGVVAERAPHLQVAVLRHLLDVRAALASAEHKEPAELAAAIERLAPMLRFFRHGDGGLALFNGTWEGDRALIDLALARSGSGESAPAMALASGFQRLAAGTSLVIADAGSPPGRGMDGEAHAGTLSFEMSAAHERLIVNCGVYPGAPREWRHFMRFTAAHSTAVVDDTNSSEITDHGALEYRAGNVLVDRAEDQGAQWLDMCHDGYRSLFGIIHRRRLWLSPDGGDLRGEDMFTGPEGRPVTMPDKRFIVRFHLHPAVKATLAQSGQAVLMRLPSGRGWRLRASGAGIGLAESIYLGEEGRQRRTEQIVLVGHVPAEGAAVKWALTRMEG
- the trpS gene encoding tryptophan--tRNA ligase; protein product: MPDANTAAAAPNLHLAPYQARGLKGRILSGVQPTGNLHLGNYLGAIRNFARLQGDYECLYCVVDMHAITLWQDPKELASQTREIAAAFLAAGVDGARNAIFNQSAVPEHAQLAWIFNCVARVGWMNRMTQFKEKAGKDRENASLGLYAYPALMAADILIYKATHVPVGEDQKQHLELTRDIAIKFNNDYHAPGFFPVTEPLIFGAATRVMSLRDGTKKMSKSDPSDFSRINLTDDADAIAQKIRRAKTDPHPMPETAADAEKRPDADNLLGIYAALADRAKDEVIGEFAGKQFSEFKAALTELAVARLGPVGAEMQRLMKDPGHVDSVLRAGVEKARAIAGPILADVYRTVGFLKP